A stretch of the Elephas maximus indicus isolate mEleMax1 chromosome 3, mEleMax1 primary haplotype, whole genome shotgun sequence genome encodes the following:
- the LOC126074091 gene encoding olfactory receptor 7G2-like has protein sequence MEPRNQTSVSKFLLLGLTEDPELQLLLFSLFLAVYMVTVLENLLIVLTVSSDSYLHTPMYFFVSNLSITDVCLSTTTIPKTLVNIKTQNQSITYTGCLNQIFFVQVFCGFENFLLAAMAYDRYVAICHPLKYTVVMNPCFCSLLVLLSLFISMVDALIHSLMVLQVSFCTDLEIPQFFCELPQVLKLACSSTLINNILIYFVACILGGVPLSGIIFSYTRIISSVLRMPSTDGKHKAFATCGSHLSVVSLLYGTSFGVYLSSAFALSPKKTAVASVMYIVIPQMMNPFIYSLRNRDIKVSLKKLIGRMPSI, from the coding sequence ATGGAACCCAGGAACCAAACAAGTGTTTCAAAAtttcttctcctgggactgacagAAGATCCAGAACTGCAGCTTCTCCTCTTTAGCCTATTCCTGGCCGTGTACATGGTCACTGTCCTTGAAAATCTGCTCATTGTCCTTactgtcagctctgactcctacctgcacactcccatgtacttctttgtCTCCAATCTGTCCATTACTGACGTATGTTTAAGTACAACTACCATCCCAAAGACGCTGGTGAATATCAAGACGCAGAATCAGAGCATCACTTATACAGGCTGCCTCAATCAGATTTTCTTTGTCCAGGTTTTTTGtggttttgaaaattttcttctcGCAGCtatggcctatgatcgctatgtggccatttgtcacccaCTGAAGTACACAGTCGTCATGAACCCTTGCTTCTGCAGCCTGCTAGTTCTACTTTCTTTGTTCATCAGTATGGTGGATGCGCTGATCCACAGTCTGATGGTTTTGCAGGTGTCCTTTTGCACAGATCTTGAAATCCCTCAGTTCTTCTGTGAACTTCCTCAGGTCCTCAAGCTCGCCTGCTCCAGTACCCTCATCAATAACATCCTGATATATTTTGTGGCTTGCATATTGGGTGGTGTTCCTCTCTCTGGGATCATATTCTCTTACACTCGAATTATCTCCTCCGTTTTAAGAATGCCATCAACTGATGGAAAGCATAAAGCTTTCGccacctgtgggtctcacctctctGTTGTTTCTTTACTTTATGGGACATCTTTTGGTGTGTACCTCAGTTCTGCATTTGCACTCTCTCCCAAGAAGACTGCAGTAGCCTCAGTGATGTACATTGTGATCCCTCAAATGATGAATCCTTTTATCTACAGCCTAAGGAACAGGGACATAAAAGTAAGCTTGAAAAAACTCATTGGTAGGATGCCTTCTATTTAG